In Bacillota bacterium, one genomic interval encodes:
- a CDS encoding ArgE/DapE family deacylase has protein sequence MPADYAQYVDADLVIGVLCDLVAIDSRNPDLVPGAPGEEAIARCLAERLRELGLEVHWQQVAPGRPNVVAVLRGTDPRAPSLMWNGHLDTVGVEGMAEPFRPRREGGLVYGRGAYDMKAGLAAAVGALDAIRRAGRLPGDVVLAGVCDEEYASLGTSALVKEYRTTGALVLEPTALGVGLCHKGFVWVEVEARGKAAHGSNYREGVDAILRMGRFLAALDGYQRSYLMARHHPYLGSPSLHASWIEGGGELSTYPARCTLRLERRTLPGETDEQVRAEVEHLVRQVAEEEARAGEVTRAGDWQVRLLLSRPPYEVGVGERVVRALREGYRRALGQEPALTGSYPWTDAVLLGQAGIPCAIFGPGGGGAHARVEYVSEEQTVAAARVLAETAAVFATL, from the coding sequence ATGCCAGCTGATTACGCACAGTACGTGGACGCCGACCTGGTCATAGGGGTGCTGTGTGACCTGGTGGCCATTGACTCCCGCAACCCCGACCTGGTGCCGGGAGCTCCCGGTGAAGAGGCCATAGCCCGGTGCCTGGCAGAGCGGCTGCGGGAGCTGGGGCTGGAAGTGCACTGGCAGCAAGTGGCCCCCGGTCGGCCCAACGTGGTGGCCGTTCTGCGGGGGACCGATCCCAGGGCTCCTTCCCTAATGTGGAACGGCCACCTGGACACCGTGGGCGTCGAGGGGATGGCCGAGCCTTTCCGTCCTCGGCGGGAAGGGGGCCTGGTGTACGGCAGGGGCGCATACGACATGAAGGCGGGCCTGGCCGCGGCAGTTGGGGCTCTGGACGCCATCCGGCGAGCGGGTCGCTTGCCTGGTGATGTGGTGCTGGCCGGGGTGTGCGATGAGGAGTATGCCAGCCTGGGCACCTCCGCCCTGGTCAAGGAGTATCGCACCACGGGTGCTCTGGTCCTGGAGCCCACCGCCCTGGGGGTGGGGCTGTGCCACAAGGGATTCGTATGGGTAGAGGTGGAGGCTCGCGGGAAGGCGGCCCACGGTAGCAACTACCGGGAGGGAGTGGATGCCATTTTACGAATGGGGCGTTTCCTGGCAGCCCTCGACGGTTACCAGCGCAGCTACCTCATGGCCCGCCACCATCCCTACCTGGGTTCCCCTTCTCTCCATGCCTCCTGGATCGAGGGGGGTGGAGAACTCAGCACGTACCCGGCCCGTTGCACGCTCCGGCTGGAGCGCCGGACCTTACCTGGAGAGACGGACGAGCAGGTGCGGGCAGAGGTGGAGCACCTGGTGCGGCAGGTGGCCGAGGAAGAAGCACGGGCCGGCGAGGTCACCCGCGCCGGAGACTGGCAGGTCAGGCTTCTTCTCTCCCGACCTCCCTACGAGGTAGGGGTGGGGGAACGGGTAGTCAGGGCGCTGCGGGAAGGTTACCGGCGTGCCCTGGGCCAGGAGCCCGCTTTGACGGGATCATACCCCTGGACGGACGCTGTCCTCCTGGGACAGGCCGGGATACCGTGCGCCATCTTCGGCCCGGGCGGGGGAGGGGCCCACGCCCGGGTGGAGTACGTGAGCGAGGAACAGACCGTGGCGGCGGCCCGTGTGCTGGCCGAGACGGCGGCGGTCTTCGCAACGTTGTAG
- a CDS encoding Na/Pi symporter, whose product MLWLVGGLGLFWYGLYSLSQGARGALGHLRDRLWHRTTHPLTGLVAGAVCAALLNSSGATALLTVGLVEAGLVNLRAAISLILGANVGTTVVPQLLASPLGDWGLPLAGAGALLNLAAPWRRVRAGGQGLMGFGLVLLGLSTAASSLQPLARGMDWVVLLEGLRGPLRGLGLGMVMALVLQSGNAAVAILQGVASDGTFSLPLVAPVVMGINLGSSLPTLLAALVTGSPAGRRVAVFHVLCNAVGVVMFYPLAPVLAGLSLRVSAHPPAQVALVHTLFNLGTSLAELPFVGAWERVCRWLVPGEDRR is encoded by the coding sequence TTGTTGTGGCTCGTGGGCGGATTGGGACTCTTCTGGTACGGGCTGTACTCCCTCAGCCAGGGCGCGCGGGGGGCGCTGGGTCACCTCCGGGACCGGCTGTGGCACAGGACTACCCACCCTCTGACCGGGTTGGTTGCGGGGGCCGTGTGCGCGGCCCTGCTCAACTCGTCGGGGGCCACGGCCCTACTTACCGTGGGGCTGGTGGAAGCGGGACTGGTGAACCTGCGGGCGGCCATCAGCCTGATCCTGGGGGCCAACGTGGGCACGACGGTGGTGCCCCAGCTGCTGGCCTCTCCCCTGGGGGACTGGGGCCTCCCCCTGGCGGGCGCGGGAGCGCTGTTGAACCTGGCGGCACCCTGGCGCCGCGTGCGGGCCGGGGGCCAGGGATTGATGGGGTTCGGCCTGGTGCTGCTGGGCCTGAGTACGGCGGCATCATCTTTGCAGCCGCTTGCCCGGGGAATGGACTGGGTGGTGCTGCTGGAAGGGCTGCGAGGACCCCTGCGCGGGCTGGGGCTGGGAATGGTCATGGCCCTCGTCCTGCAGTCGGGTAACGCCGCGGTGGCCATCCTGCAGGGGGTGGCCAGCGACGGCACTTTTTCCCTGCCCCTGGTGGCGCCGGTGGTGATGGGGATCAACCTGGGTTCATCGCTGCCCACCCTGCTGGCTGCTTTGGTAACGGGCAGTCCTGCCGGCAGGCGTGTGGCCGTCTTCCACGTCCTCTGCAACGCCGTGGGGGTGGTTATGTTCTATCCCCTCGCCCCCGTCCTGGCCGGCCTGTCGCTGCGCGTTTCCGCTCATCCGCCGGCCCAGGTGGCCCTGGTGCATACCCTGTTCAACCTGGGTACCAGCCTGGCGGAACTCCCCTTCGTGGGAGCCTGGGAAAGAGTGTGCCGGTGGCTGGTACCGGGAGAAGACCGTCGCTGA
- the rpoN gene encoding RNA polymerase factor sigma-54 produces the protein MHSQYLGLEQRQKLVLSPQLRQALTVLQLPLAGLAQLVQQELCENPLLEVREEVDWRSEDVPSEEPDWLDLFGDCSDVGLVPGEPSRNEPRGLDHLGSPTGGLTEYLLFQLHVSGAPPHLQVVGEYLVGCLDTRGYLAFSSEEVAGALGCDAAVVEEALALVQSLDPPGVGARSLQECLVLQLRRLKGVSGDDEIVALAELVVCEHLEDLAEGRWDRLAGRLGVEVEKVHLAAQVVRGLDPKPGLAFGGQQDVRYVQPDVVVERVGSDYVVLVNDWGVPRLGLSRYYRRLLEEGLADEPTRQFLQDRMRRAVWFLRSIEQRRYTLHRVAEAVFRFQRDFLERGWPGLRPLTLRQVAEAASCHESTVSRAVAGKYAQTPRGMFPLRFFFPSALVGRAGEVVAAAAVKRLLQEMVAGEDPAAPLSDEALALRLRDRGVDISRRTVAKYRAELGIAPSARRRRCPR, from the coding sequence TTGCACAGCCAGTACCTGGGCCTGGAACAGCGGCAAAAACTGGTTTTGAGTCCCCAGCTGCGTCAGGCGCTCACGGTCCTGCAATTGCCTCTGGCCGGACTGGCCCAGCTGGTACAGCAGGAACTGTGCGAAAATCCCTTGCTGGAAGTGCGCGAAGAAGTGGACTGGCGTTCCGAGGACGTCCCCAGCGAGGAGCCCGACTGGCTCGACCTTTTCGGGGATTGCAGCGATGTGGGATTGGTCCCCGGAGAACCGTCCCGAAACGAGCCCCGAGGGCTTGACCATCTGGGGAGCCCGACCGGCGGGCTGACCGAGTACCTGCTGTTCCAGTTGCACGTAAGCGGGGCACCCCCCCATCTGCAGGTGGTGGGCGAGTACCTGGTGGGGTGCCTGGACACCCGCGGGTACCTGGCCTTCTCCAGCGAGGAGGTGGCCGGCGCCCTGGGTTGTGATGCAGCGGTGGTGGAAGAGGCTCTGGCTCTGGTGCAGAGCCTGGACCCCCCCGGGGTGGGAGCCCGTTCCCTCCAGGAGTGCCTCGTCCTGCAGTTGCGTCGATTGAAGGGCGTATCGGGGGACGATGAGATCGTGGCCCTGGCCGAACTGGTGGTGTGCGAACACCTGGAGGATCTGGCAGAAGGACGGTGGGATCGGCTGGCGGGCCGCCTCGGTGTGGAGGTGGAGAAGGTGCATCTGGCGGCCCAGGTGGTGCGGGGGCTGGATCCCAAGCCGGGACTTGCCTTCGGAGGCCAGCAGGACGTGCGCTATGTGCAACCGGACGTGGTGGTGGAGCGGGTCGGTTCCGATTACGTCGTGCTGGTCAACGACTGGGGAGTACCCCGCCTGGGCCTGAGCAGGTACTACCGGCGCCTGCTGGAGGAGGGACTGGCGGACGAGCCCACCCGTCAGTTCCTGCAGGATCGGATGCGGCGGGCCGTGTGGTTCTTGCGGAGCATCGAGCAGCGTCGGTACACCCTGCACCGGGTGGCAGAGGCCGTGTTCCGCTTCCAGCGGGATTTCCTGGAGCGGGGCTGGCCCGGACTCAGGCCGCTCACCCTGCGCCAGGTGGCTGAGGCGGCGTCCTGCCACGAGTCCACGGTTTCGCGGGCGGTGGCCGGCAAGTACGCCCAGACGCCGCGGGGGATGTTTCCCCTGCGCTTTTTCTTCCCGAGTGCCCTGGTAGGACGGGCCGGAGAGGTGGTCGCTGCGGCTGCGGTGAAGAGGTTACTGCAGGAGATGGTGGCCGGAGAAGATCCGGCGGCGCCGCTGAGTGACGAGGCGTTGGCCCTCCGGTTGCGGGACCGGGGGGTGGACATCTCGCGGCGGACGGTGGCGAAGTACCGGGCCGAGCTGGGTATCGCCCCATCGGCCCGTCGACGGCGTTGCCCCAGGTAA
- the gap gene encoding type I glyceraldehyde-3-phosphate dehydrogenase encodes MKIGINGFGRIGRIFFRAAYQRGLEVVAVNDLADAPTLAHLLKYDSNYGTFGPDVRADGDTIWVGDNRVHITREKDPAQLRWGDLGVDLVVESTGRFTSGEQAVLHIDRGGAKRVIISAPAKGEDVTVVMGVNHGSYDPARHRVVSMASCTTNCLAPVAKVLDERFGLEKGLMTTCHAYTNDQVILDFPHRDLRRARAAALSIIPTTTGAAKAVGLVIPHLKGKLTGLAFRVPVATVSVVDLVAELGRPASEEEINQAMREAAAGPLNGILGVSDVPLVSSDFKGITESAIVDSSLTMVVGERLCKVVAWYDNEWGYCQRLVDLARYMARLGL; translated from the coding sequence GTGAAGATAGGTATCAACGGTTTTGGACGGATCGGGCGCATTTTTTTCCGGGCTGCCTACCAGCGCGGGCTGGAGGTGGTGGCGGTTAATGACCTGGCCGACGCGCCCACGCTGGCCCACCTCTTGAAGTACGACTCCAATTACGGCACCTTCGGGCCCGACGTGCGTGCTGACGGCGACACCATATGGGTGGGGGACAATCGGGTACATATTACCCGTGAGAAAGACCCGGCCCAGCTCAGGTGGGGTGACCTGGGTGTGGATCTGGTGGTGGAGTCGACGGGGCGGTTTACGTCGGGTGAGCAGGCGGTCCTGCACATCGACCGGGGTGGGGCGAAGCGGGTGATCATTTCCGCCCCGGCCAAAGGGGAAGACGTCACCGTGGTGATGGGGGTCAACCACGGATCCTACGACCCTGCGCGGCACCGGGTGGTGTCCATGGCCTCGTGCACGACGAATTGTCTGGCTCCGGTTGCGAAGGTGCTGGACGAGCGTTTCGGCCTGGAGAAGGGGCTCATGACCACCTGTCATGCCTACACCAACGACCAGGTGATCCTGGACTTCCCCCACCGTGACCTGCGCCGGGCGCGGGCGGCGGCGCTGAGCATTATCCCCACCACCACGGGGGCAGCCAAGGCGGTGGGCCTGGTCATTCCCCACCTGAAGGGGAAGCTGACCGGGCTGGCATTCCGGGTGCCGGTGGCCACTGTGTCGGTGGTGGACCTGGTGGCGGAGCTGGGGCGGCCGGCCAGTGAGGAGGAGATCAACCAGGCCATGCGGGAGGCGGCGGCGGGTCCCCTCAACGGGATTCTGGGGGTGAGCGACGTACCCCTGGTTTCCTCGGATTTCAAGGGCATTACCGAGTCGGCCATCGTGGACAGTTCCCTGACCATGGTGGTGGGGGAGCGGCTGTGCAAGGTGGTGGCGTGGTACGACAATGAGTGGGGTTACTGCCAGAGGCTGGTGGACCTGGCCCGGTACATGGCACGCCTGGGCCTGTAG
- a CDS encoding phosphoglycerate kinase: MQLKKMADLDVRGRRVLVRVDFNVPLAEGKVADDTRIRAALPTIKELLGRGAAVILCSHLGRPRGGRDEKYSLAPVRDRLEELLGQPVRWASDCVGPAAEEAARLLVPGQVLLLENLRFHAGEEGNDPEFARALARLAEVYVNDAFGAAHRAHASVVGVTEYLPAAAGLLMEKEVTYLGGLLEDPRRPFLCVLGGAKISDKIGVIRNLLPRLDVLALGGGMANTFLAALGWDMGASLVDEGGLDLARDLVGEAGRAGVRLLLPCDLVVSERVAADAPHQVVVVPGLSAAASGPVAPAGDGDGQRRGLVPAGWKALDVGPATVSIILEEAERAGTVFWNGPLGVFEVEPFNRGTMAVARGLATVPGMVVVGGGDSAAAVARAGVAERLSHVSTGGGAALEFLEGRLLPGVAPLGVR, encoded by the coding sequence GTGCAGTTGAAGAAGATGGCTGACCTGGACGTGCGTGGCCGCCGGGTGCTGGTGCGGGTTGACTTCAACGTGCCCCTGGCAGAGGGGAAGGTGGCCGATGATACCCGCATCCGCGCTGCCCTTCCCACGATAAAGGAACTGCTGGGCCGGGGGGCGGCGGTGATCCTGTGCAGTCACCTGGGCCGTCCCAGGGGCGGGCGGGACGAGAAGTACAGCCTGGCTCCGGTGCGGGATCGCCTGGAGGAGCTGCTGGGGCAGCCTGTCCGGTGGGCTTCCGACTGCGTGGGGCCCGCGGCCGAGGAGGCCGCCCGCTTGCTGGTTCCGGGGCAGGTCCTGCTCCTGGAGAACCTTCGTTTCCATGCGGGGGAAGAGGGGAACGATCCCGAATTTGCGCGGGCGCTGGCGCGTTTGGCCGAGGTCTACGTGAACGATGCCTTCGGGGCCGCCCACCGGGCCCATGCCTCGGTGGTGGGGGTGACCGAGTACCTGCCCGCGGCGGCCGGGCTGCTCATGGAGAAGGAAGTGACGTACCTGGGCGGGTTGTTGGAGGACCCCCGACGTCCCTTCTTGTGCGTATTGGGCGGGGCCAAGATTTCCGACAAGATAGGGGTGATCCGCAACCTGCTTCCGCGTCTGGATGTGCTGGCCCTTGGGGGTGGCATGGCGAACACCTTCCTGGCTGCCCTGGGTTGGGACATGGGGGCTTCCCTGGTGGACGAAGGTGGCCTGGATCTGGCCCGGGATCTGGTAGGGGAAGCCGGTAGGGCCGGAGTGCGTTTGCTTTTGCCCTGCGATCTGGTGGTGTCCGAGCGGGTGGCCGCCGATGCACCCCATCAGGTGGTGGTGGTGCCGGGGCTGTCCGCGGCGGCGTCGGGGCCTGTGGCTCCGGCTGGTGATGGGGATGGGCAGCGGCGAGGTCTGGTGCCGGCGGGGTGGAAGGCCCTGGACGTGGGGCCTGCCACGGTGAGTATCATCCTGGAGGAAGCGGAGCGGGCGGGCACGGTATTCTGGAATGGTCCCCTGGGGGTATTCGAGGTGGAGCCGTTTAACCGGGGGACGATGGCGGTGGCGCGGGGTCTGGCCACCGTGCCAGGCATGGTGGTGGTTGGGGGTGGGGATTCCGCAGCCGCCGTGGCCAGGGCCGGGGTGGCTGAACGGCTTTCCCACGTGTCCACGGGGGGAGGGGCAGCCCTGGAGTTCCTGGAGGGTCGGCTCCTTCCGGGCGTGGCTCCGCTCGGGGTGCGGTAG
- the tpiA gene encoding triose-phosphate isomerase encodes MRRPLVAANWKMYKTRAQARAFVEEFLPRLAVDGVDVVICPPFTAIDAVARLVEGGPVAVGAQDVHWEEEGAFTGEVSPGMLVEAGCRYVIVGHSERRLLFGETDEQVAYKLRAALGHGLIPILCVGETLSQREAGETEAVVGRQLDLALGGLDPARAVGEVGGPCPVRGLELVVAYEPVWAIGTGHNARPEDAARVAVFIRERLGRHLGEELASRLRVLYGGSVKPANITGFSARPELDGALVGGASLDPAAFAQIVAAFVGSEGA; translated from the coding sequence TTGCGCAGGCCGCTGGTGGCGGCCAACTGGAAGATGTACAAGACGCGGGCCCAGGCCCGCGCTTTTGTGGAGGAGTTCCTGCCCCGGCTGGCGGTGGACGGTGTGGATGTGGTGATCTGTCCTCCTTTCACGGCCATCGACGCGGTGGCGCGTCTCGTCGAGGGTGGGCCGGTGGCGGTGGGCGCCCAGGACGTCCACTGGGAGGAAGAGGGAGCCTTCACGGGTGAGGTTTCTCCCGGCATGCTGGTGGAGGCGGGGTGCCGTTACGTGATCGTGGGTCACTCCGAGCGGCGTCTCCTTTTCGGGGAGACAGACGAGCAGGTGGCGTACAAGCTGCGGGCTGCTCTGGGGCACGGGCTGATACCCATCCTGTGTGTGGGGGAAACACTTTCCCAGAGGGAGGCCGGTGAGACGGAAGCCGTGGTAGGCCGTCAACTCGACCTGGCCCTGGGTGGCCTGGATCCCGCGCGGGCCGTGGGTGAGGTAGGAGGACCCTGCCCCGTCCGGGGATTGGAACTGGTGGTGGCCTATGAGCCGGTGTGGGCCATCGGTACCGGGCACAACGCCCGGCCCGAGGATGCGGCTCGGGTGGCGGTTTTCATCAGGGAACGCCTGGGGCGCCACCTGGGGGAGGAGCTTGCTTCCCGTTTGCGGGTGCTGTATGGGGGGAGTGTGAAGCCCGCCAACATTACCGGGTTCAGTGCCCGGCCCGAGCTGGACGGGGCCCTGGTGGGTGGAGCCAGCCTGGACCCGGCGGCATTTGCCCAGATAGTGGCGGCATTCGTCGGTTCGGAGGGTGCGTGA
- the gpmI gene encoding 2,3-bisphosphoglycerate-independent phosphoglycerate mutase, whose protein sequence is MVLSRRPWMLLVLDGWGWSPRREGNAVALARLPYFRYLEAEFPHTLLRADGEWVGLTEGQMGNSNVGHLNLGAGRVVYQDLVRVFRSIRDGSFFRHPVLLEVVGQARRAGRALHLLGLLSDGGVHSHQEHLYALLELARREGVERVFVHAFMDGRDTPPTSGAGYMAALEERMASLGVGRVATVSGRYWAMDRDRRWERTERAYRAMVLGEGEVALSGQDAVARAYARGETDEFIAPTVIRADGRPDGEAVGRISPGDGVVFFNFRADRARQMSWALGGDDFGGFVRPGGKLPLSFCTFTCYDEKLPVPCVFPPQEVRNTLGEVWSGYGLRQLRIAETEKYAHVTYFFNGGREEPFPGEDRRLIPSPKVSTYDKKPEMSAPEVTAAVLEEIDRGVYDCVVLNYANPDMVGHTGVLEAAVRALEVVDGCLARVVPAVLARGGAVLVLGDHGNAEQMLDEDGGPHTAHTSNPVPFILVDEERRGARLREGGLADVAPTMLSLQGLEVPAEMEGECLLEPG, encoded by the coding sequence ATGGTCCTGAGCCGGCGTCCGTGGATGCTGCTGGTGCTGGATGGCTGGGGCTGGAGTCCGCGGAGGGAGGGGAATGCGGTGGCCCTGGCCCGGTTGCCCTACTTCCGTTATCTGGAGGCTGAGTTCCCCCATACCCTGTTGCGTGCCGACGGGGAGTGGGTGGGACTTACGGAGGGGCAGATGGGGAACTCCAACGTGGGGCACTTGAACCTGGGGGCGGGCCGGGTGGTGTACCAGGATCTGGTGCGGGTGTTTCGTTCCATCCGGGATGGTTCCTTCTTCCGCCACCCCGTGTTGCTTGAAGTGGTGGGTCAGGCGCGCCGTGCCGGCCGGGCCCTGCACCTTTTGGGCCTTCTCTCCGACGGGGGGGTGCACAGTCACCAGGAGCATCTTTATGCCCTGCTGGAGCTGGCGCGGCGGGAGGGTGTGGAGCGGGTGTTCGTGCATGCCTTCATGGACGGGCGGGACACTCCTCCCACCAGCGGGGCGGGGTACATGGCTGCCCTGGAGGAGAGGATGGCCTCCCTGGGCGTGGGGCGGGTGGCCACGGTGTCGGGGCGTTACTGGGCGATGGACCGGGACCGGCGGTGGGAGCGTACGGAGAGGGCGTACAGGGCCATGGTGCTGGGGGAAGGGGAAGTAGCCTTGTCCGGCCAGGACGCGGTGGCCCGCGCATACGCCCGCGGGGAGACGGACGAATTCATCGCCCCCACGGTCATCCGGGCGGATGGCCGTCCCGATGGTGAAGCGGTGGGCAGGATCTCCCCCGGGGACGGGGTGGTATTCTTTAACTTCCGGGCCGACCGTGCCCGGCAGATGAGCTGGGCCCTGGGGGGTGATGACTTTGGGGGTTTTGTGCGACCGGGAGGCAAGCTTCCCCTGAGTTTTTGCACCTTCACCTGTTACGATGAGAAGCTTCCTGTCCCGTGCGTGTTTCCGCCCCAGGAGGTGCGCAACACGCTGGGGGAGGTGTGGTCGGGCTATGGTCTGAGGCAATTGCGGATAGCGGAGACGGAGAAGTATGCCCACGTGACGTACTTTTTCAACGGGGGGAGGGAGGAGCCGTTTCCTGGTGAGGACCGGCGGCTGATACCCTCGCCCAAGGTGAGCACTTACGACAAGAAGCCCGAGATGAGTGCCCCTGAGGTGACGGCGGCTGTCTTAGAGGAGATTGACAGGGGTGTTTACGACTGCGTCGTGCTGAATTATGCCAATCCTGACATGGTGGGCCACACGGGGGTGCTGGAGGCGGCGGTGCGGGCTCTGGAGGTGGTGGACGGTTGCCTGGCGCGGGTGGTGCCGGCCGTGCTGGCCCGGGGGGGAGCGGTGCTGGTGCTGGGTGACCACGGCAATGCCGAGCAGATGCTGGATGAAGATGGTGGCCCCCACACTGCGCACACGTCCAATCCGGTGCCCTTTATCCTGGTGGATGAGGAGCGGCGGGGGGCCCGCCTGCGGGAAGGGGGTCTGGCGGATGTGGCTCCTACCATGCTGAGCCTGCAGGGGTTGGAGGTTCCCGCCGAGATGGAGGGTGAGTGCCTGCTCGAGCCGGGTTAG
- the eno gene encoding phosphopyruvate hydratase — translation MSEIVEVLAREILDSRGNPTVEADVVLADGTVGRAAVPAGASKGKYEALEVRDGGARYGGKGVQKAVRAIREEIAPALRGHDALDQAAVDEKLLELDGTPDKSRLGANAILAVSLACARAAAEYCGLPLYRYLGGPGARLLPVPYLNVINGGRHADNPLEIQEFMLVPDGFSSFREALRAGVEVYAALRSLLVERGLSVGVGDEGGFAPGLGTAREALDLLVEAIEKANYRPGQDIHLALDVAASELRSDGGYRLEGSVRRSDDMIVFYRDLAERYPLVSVEDGLGEDDWEGWRALTAELGGRVQVVGDDLFVTNLGRLERGIREGVANAILIKPNQVGTLTETLATVERARRAGYGVMISHRSGETEDTFISDLAVAVGCGQIKTGAPCRSERTAKYNRLLRIEEELGGTARFPRE, via the coding sequence TTGTCGGAGATAGTGGAGGTACTGGCACGGGAGATCCTCGACTCGCGGGGCAATCCCACGGTGGAGGCGGATGTGGTACTGGCGGATGGCACGGTGGGCCGGGCGGCGGTGCCGGCGGGGGCGTCCAAAGGCAAGTATGAGGCTCTGGAGGTGCGGGATGGGGGCGCCCGGTACGGAGGCAAGGGAGTTCAGAAGGCGGTGCGGGCCATCCGCGAAGAGATTGCCCCTGCCCTGCGGGGTCATGATGCTCTGGACCAGGCGGCGGTGGACGAGAAACTGCTTGAGCTGGATGGTACGCCTGATAAGTCGCGCCTGGGGGCGAATGCCATCTTAGCGGTTTCGTTGGCCTGCGCGCGGGCGGCGGCGGAGTACTGTGGGCTGCCGCTGTACCGGTATCTGGGTGGGCCGGGGGCGCGCCTGCTGCCCGTGCCCTACCTGAACGTGATCAACGGGGGTCGGCATGCTGACAATCCGCTGGAGATTCAGGAATTCATGCTGGTGCCGGACGGGTTTTCTTCTTTCCGGGAAGCCCTGCGGGCGGGGGTGGAGGTGTATGCTGCCCTGCGCAGTCTTCTGGTGGAGCGAGGGTTATCCGTTGGTGTTGGGGACGAAGGTGGTTTTGCCCCTGGGCTGGGCACGGCCCGGGAAGCCCTGGATCTTCTGGTGGAGGCCATTGAGAAGGCAAATTACCGGCCCGGGCAGGACATCCACCTGGCCCTGGACGTGGCCGCCAGCGAACTGCGCTCCGACGGCGGCTACCGTCTGGAGGGAAGCGTGCGCCGGTCTGATGACATGATTGTCTTTTACCGGGATCTGGCCGAGCGCTACCCTCTGGTTTCCGTCGAAGACGGCCTGGGGGAGGACGACTGGGAGGGCTGGCGGGCTCTGACTGCCGAACTGGGCGGCAGGGTGCAAGTGGTGGGCGATGATCTCTTTGTGACGAACCTGGGCCGGCTGGAACGCGGGATCAGGGAAGGGGTGGCCAATGCCATTCTGATCAAGCCCAACCAGGTGGGGACCCTGACCGAGACCCTGGCCACGGTGGAAAGGGCGCGGCGTGCCGGCTACGGCGTGATGATCTCCCACCGCTCGGGGGAGACCGAGGATACGTTCATCTCCGACCTGGCGGTGGCGGTGGGGTGCGGCCAGATCAAGACCGGTGCCCCCTGCCGGTCGGAGCGCACCGCCAAGTACAACCGCCTTCTGCGCATCGAAGAAGAACTGGGCGGCACCGCCCGTTTCCCCCGCGAGTAG
- the secG gene encoding preprotein translocase subunit SecG, whose protein sequence is MLASVVLGLHIVFCVGLIATVLLQSGRSAGLSGAIAGGAEQLFGKKKGLDDLLAKISTFFAAAFMITSVILTVFHG, encoded by the coding sequence GTGCTGGCCAGCGTGGTGCTGGGTTTGCACATCGTGTTTTGCGTGGGGCTCATCGCCACCGTGTTGCTTCAGTCGGGGCGTAGCGCCGGTCTGTCCGGGGCCATTGCCGGCGGAGCCGAGCAGCTATTTGGCAAGAAGAAGGGGCTCGACGATCTCCTGGCGAAGATCTCTACGTTTTTCGCTGCCGCGTTCATGATAACTTCCGTCATCCTCACCGTGTTCCATGGTTGA
- a CDS encoding HDIG domain-containing metalloprotein — protein sequence MDRAQAIALMRHHLTNKNMRKHSLAVEAVMRALARRLGQDEEKWGLAGILHDIDYEQTRDDPQRHSMLGADMLAEMGVDADVVEAVRTHNEAHGLPRDGLMSKALYACDPLTGLIVAAALIHPEKKLAVIDTPFVLHRFGEKAFARGASREQIRTCSELGLDLEEFVSIGLQAMQAIAPDLGL from the coding sequence TTGGATAGGGCACAGGCAATTGCCCTCATGCGGCATCATCTAACCAACAAGAACATGCGCAAGCACAGCCTGGCGGTGGAAGCCGTGATGCGGGCCCTGGCCCGCCGCCTGGGGCAGGACGAGGAGAAGTGGGGCCTGGCCGGTATACTGCACGACATCGACTACGAGCAAACCCGGGATGATCCCCAGCGGCACAGCATGTTGGGGGCGGACATGCTGGCCGAGATGGGTGTGGATGCCGATGTGGTAGAGGCGGTGCGGACCCACAATGAGGCGCACGGCCTCCCCCGGGACGGCCTGATGAGCAAGGCCCTGTATGCGTGCGATCCCCTCACCGGACTGATAGTGGCCGCCGCCCTCATTCATCCCGAGAAGAAACTGGCGGTCATTGATACCCCGTTTGTGCTGCACCGGTTTGGAGAGAAGGCCTTCGCCCGGGGGGCGAGCCGGGAGCAGATCAGGACGTGCTCCGAACTCGGCCTGGACCTGGAGGAATTCGTGAGCATCGGATTGCAGGCCATGCAGGCCATCGCCCCGGACCTGGGACTCTGA
- the smpB gene encoding SsrA-binding protein SmpB: MPAGAESIKTVTENRRARHEYHIEDTIEAGLCLVGSEVKSLREGAVSLQDSYAEIKDGEIFLVNAHIAPYRAAAFFGHHDPRRARKLLLHRAEIRRLEARVKQRGYTLVPLRIYFRGARAKVELALARGKRLYDRRREIAERDARREAEKELSHTARQRGWPR; the protein is encoded by the coding sequence ATGCCCGCGGGGGCGGAATCCATCAAGACGGTGACCGAGAACAGGCGGGCCCGCCATGAGTACCACATCGAAGATACCATTGAGGCCGGGCTTTGCTTGGTTGGCTCGGAGGTGAAGTCGCTTCGAGAGGGCGCGGTGAGCCTGCAGGACAGTTACGCCGAAATCAAGGACGGTGAAATATTTCTGGTCAATGCGCACATTGCTCCCTACCGGGCAGCCGCGTTTTTCGGTCACCACGATCCCAGGCGGGCCCGGAAGCTGCTCTTGCACCGGGCCGAGATCCGTCGCCTGGAGGCCCGTGTGAAGCAGCGCGGGTACACTCTCGTCCCATTGCGCATCTACTTTCGCGGGGCCAGGGCCAAGGTTGAACTGGCGCTGGCCCGCGGCAAACGGCTGTATGACCGGCGTCGCGAGATCGCAGAGCGCGATGCCCGGCGCGAAGCAGAAAAGGAACTTTCCCACACTGCAAGGCAGAGAGGCTGGCCCCGGTGA